From a single Fusobacterium pseudoperiodonticum genomic region:
- a CDS encoding tyrosine-type recombinase/integrase has translation MNLVVLENFKKENVEIYLEYLNSCKSSNWETWETTYKTYCNNFKLFIVWFQKAYKNRLLLSKDTLMEMPTIIESYRNYCRNLGNSKRTLMNKTTAISTFYAWCVRRNKIKYHPFSEKLDRLRFTEKDKVRNSYFLTTEQILTVRLYMQVENKKYDLQDRILWELFLDSACRISAIHSLKLSQLDLENGYFKDVKEKEGYLVNAFFFNKCKELLKEWLKEREEKEIESEYLFITKYKGKYAQMTQGAIRGRIKKLGKILGIEDLYPHTLRKTSINLINNLAGLGLASSYANHSSSGVTSKHYIQKVSATEIRNTLIVARKKLGIF, from the coding sequence ATGAATTTAGTAGTATTAGAAAATTTTAAAAAGGAAAATGTAGAAATTTACTTAGAATATCTTAACAGTTGCAAAAGTAGCAACTGGGAGACATGGGAAACAACTTATAAAACATATTGTAATAATTTTAAGTTGTTCATAGTATGGTTTCAAAAAGCTTATAAAAATAGATTACTTCTTAGTAAGGATACACTGATGGAAATGCCAACAATAATAGAAAGTTACAGAAATTATTGTAGAAACTTAGGAAACAGTAAAAGAACTTTAATGAATAAGACTACTGCTATATCAACATTCTATGCTTGGTGTGTTAGAAGAAACAAAATAAAGTATCATCCATTTTCAGAAAAATTAGATAGATTGAGATTTACAGAAAAAGATAAGGTTAGAAATAGTTATTTCTTAACAACAGAACAAATTTTAACGGTAAGGCTTTATATGCAGGTAGAAAACAAAAAATATGATTTACAAGATAGAATTCTATGGGAACTATTTCTTGATAGTGCCTGTAGGATATCAGCCATTCATAGCTTAAAATTAAGTCAATTAGACTTAGAAAATGGATATTTCAAAGATGTTAAAGAAAAGGAGGGATATTTAGTAAATGCCTTCTTCTTTAATAAATGTAAGGAATTACTTAAAGAATGGTTGAAAGAGAGAGAAGAAAAAGAAATAGAATCTGAATACTTATTTATAACAAAATACAAAGGAAAATATGCTCAAATGACACAAGGAGCTATTCGTGGAAGAATAAAGAAGCTAGGAAAAATTTTAGGAATAGAGGATCTATATCCTCACACTCTTAGGAAAACTAGCATTAATTTAATAAATAATTTAGCTGGACTAGGATTAGCTTCAAGTTATGCTAATCATTCTAGCAGTGGTGTCACAAGTAAACACTATATTCAAAAAGTAAGTGCTACTGAAATAAGAAATACTCTTATTGTAGCAAGGAAAAAATTAGGTATTTTTTAG
- a CDS encoding pyocin knob domain-containing protein codes for MKENKTKISFTPISNVNLDNIKESGYYISPSWGNNISGLPSEINGYSDKAFYLQVFALNDINSYCQQILYSFKGKIFYRTITGAGSSFSNWIKIV; via the coding sequence TTGAAGGAAAATAAAACTAAAATCAGTTTTACTCCTATTTCAAATGTCAACCTAGATAATATAAAAGAATCAGGGTACTATATATCTCCATCTTGGGGAAATAATATATCAGGATTACCTTCTGAGATAAATGGATACAGCGATAAAGCATTTTACTTACAAGTATTTGCTTTAAATGATATCAATAGTTATTGTCAACAAATTCTTTATAGTTTTAAAGGTAAGATTTTTTATAGAACTATTACTGGGGCAGGAAGTTCTTTTTCTAATTGGATAAAAATTGTTTAA
- a CDS encoding toxin-antitoxin system YwqK family antitoxin, translated as MKKILIFILGIFIFSSLVSYSAEVYETASADFMNAVKTLVISETKSNKNLKAYIDKGIQEKNLVFSVKIEKEKMIVKDKTGKLLYEKVLSKNISDSFLPFEMKYQEIHKKEGAFEYADITYLKDNEKFRIKFESKIKKSSSKTKDSDFVEVSPKDMEYKTLDLYDKNGKLLTKQEDIGNKTIVTNYLDEGHKLKIIYNFDVNLTTGNIKTWLDKTLLSKGKMKDGLPHGEMKVYNEKGKVISIINYKNGIQDGITKDFDENGKLIKETLYKNGVEVKK; from the coding sequence ATGAAAAAAATTTTAATTTTTATACTAGGGATATTTATCTTTTCTAGTTTAGTATCTTACTCAGCAGAAGTTTATGAAACTGCTTCAGCAGATTTTATGAATGCAGTAAAAACTTTAGTTATATCAGAAACTAAAAGCAATAAAAATTTAAAGGCTTATATAGACAAAGGAATACAAGAAAAAAATCTTGTATTTTCAGTAAAAATAGAAAAAGAAAAGATGATAGTTAAAGATAAGACTGGTAAATTACTTTATGAAAAAGTACTTTCAAAGAATATTTCAGATAGTTTTTTACCATTTGAAATGAAATATCAAGAAATTCATAAAAAAGAAGGTGCTTTTGAATACGCAGATATAACATATTTAAAAGATAATGAAAAATTTAGAATAAAGTTTGAAAGTAAAATAAAAAAATCTTCATCAAAGACTAAAGATAGTGACTTCGTAGAAGTTAGCCCAAAAGATATGGAGTATAAGACACTAGATTTATATGATAAAAATGGAAAATTACTTACTAAGCAAGAAGACATAGGAAATAAGACTATAGTTACAAATTATCTTGATGAAGGGCATAAGTTAAAAATTATCTATAACTTTGATGTTAATCTTACAACAGGAAATATTAAGACTTGGCTTGATAAAACTCTTTTATCTAAAGGAAAAATGAAAGATGGACTACCTCATGGAGAAATGAAAGTTTACAATGAAAAAGGAAAAGTGATTTCAATAATTAATTATAAAAATGGAATACAAGATGGTATTACAAAAGACTTTGATGAAAATGGAAAACTTATAAAAGAAACTTTATATAAAAATGGTGTAGAAGTAAAGAAATAA
- a CDS encoding N-acetylmuramoyl-L-alanine amidase, with the protein MKIALVIGHNKRSKGAYSQIVGSEYDYWKRVAEKIKTVVPELVDIYEREPNEYYTREMYKVLEELNSKDYKLCIELHFNAAENKMANGCECLVYYTNDKAKKLATNFMARLQNVFGSKIRGRNGIIEIQDSKVRGGYGICKSKDTYILVEPFFGTNNDESLKYSVESDVVNLFVNFIKEI; encoded by the coding sequence ATGAAAATAGCACTAGTTATTGGACATAACAAAAGATCTAAGGGGGCTTATTCACAAATAGTAGGAAGTGAATATGATTATTGGAAAAGAGTAGCTGAAAAAATTAAAACTGTTGTTCCTGAATTAGTTGACATATATGAAAGAGAACCTAATGAATATTACACAAGAGAAATGTATAAAGTTTTGGAAGAACTTAATTCTAAAGATTATAAACTATGTATTGAACTTCATTTTAATGCTGCTGAAAATAAAATGGCAAATGGCTGTGAATGTTTGGTTTACTATACAAATGATAAAGCTAAAAAATTAGCAACTAACTTTATGGCTAGATTACAAAATGTGTTTGGCAGTAAGATAAGAGGGAGAAACGGAATAATAGAGATCCAGGATAGTAAAGTTAGAGGTGGTTATGGAATATGTAAGTCAAAAGATACATATATCTTGGTAGAACCTTTCTTTGGAACTAACAATGATGAATCTTTAAAGTATTCTGTAGAAAGTGATGTTGTAAATTTATTTGTAAATTTTATTAAAGAAATTTAG
- a CDS encoding penicillin-binding protein, with amino-acid sequence MFYIYTKGKRAEVKFSVNLTAEEVRDYMNNNLFLDYPDLNKDDYIIVESNEAFKNPTYDPSTNMIREMSREELIEEGIEVQLEPGEVVRDKKIVKIPKPNKNEKYLTWNRDSAIWEYDSKREKDDYFNLVDQLKNEALEYGFDYKNHRQRLRTKDLIYMEISIKSLEIGKKKTKRDLKSTWYFQDGFGMPMSVEDLEDMMFSGTMFIQSIFNSESFFKTEIEPKELTITEFKNKVNELHKLVMKAVGGKE; translated from the coding sequence ATGTTCTATATATACACAAAAGGTAAGAGGGCAGAGGTAAAGTTTTCAGTTAATCTAACTGCAGAAGAAGTTAGAGACTATATGAATAATAATTTATTTTTAGATTATCCTGACCTTAATAAAGATGATTATATTATAGTTGAAAGTAATGAAGCTTTTAAAAATCCAACTTATGATCCTTCAACTAATATGATAAGAGAAATGTCAAGAGAGGAACTAATTGAAGAAGGAATAGAAGTTCAATTAGAACCAGGAGAAGTTGTAAGAGACAAAAAAATTGTGAAAATCCCTAAACCAAATAAAAATGAAAAGTATTTAACTTGGAATAGAGATTCTGCTATATGGGAATATGATTCAAAAAGAGAAAAAGATGATTATTTTAATCTAGTAGATCAACTAAAAAATGAAGCATTAGAATATGGTTTTGATTATAAAAATCATAGACAAAGATTAAGAACAAAAGATTTGATATATATGGAAATATCAATTAAATCTTTAGAAATAGGAAAAAAGAAAACTAAAAGAGATTTAAAATCTACCTGGTATTTTCAAGATGGATTTGGAATGCCAATGTCAGTAGAAGATTTAGAGGATATGATGTTCTCTGGAACAATGTTTATACAGTCAATTTTCAATTCTGAAAGTTTTTTTAAAACAGAAATTGAACCTAAAGAGTTGACAATCACAGAATTTAAAAATAAAGTAAATGAATTACATAAATTAGTTATGAAAGCAGTAGGAGGCAAAGAATGA
- a CDS encoding holin family protein has product MTVEFLEIITKICAYAIAFFIWLIGGWDTLSQVLFGLMFLDFLSGMFVGYKTQNLNSKRAFKGLRKKLLILVVLCGASLMHKLVPELAFRTLVGLFYCANELLSIAENGARAGLPIPQKLKAALEQCKGDKCNTDSLKDKEKNIKPEDIKQEDFDNEIK; this is encoded by the coding sequence ATGACAGTAGAATTTTTAGAAATTATTACAAAAATCTGTGCATATGCGATAGCTTTTTTTATCTGGCTAATTGGAGGATGGGATACTCTCTCACAAGTATTATTTGGATTAATGTTTTTAGATTTTTTAAGTGGAATGTTTGTTGGCTACAAAACACAAAATCTTAATTCTAAAAGAGCTTTTAAAGGTTTAAGAAAAAAACTTTTAATTTTAGTTGTATTATGTGGTGCTTCTTTGATGCATAAATTAGTTCCAGAACTAGCTTTTAGAACTTTAGTAGGATTATTTTATTGTGCTAATGAATTACTAAGTATAGCAGAAAATGGAGCAAGAGCAGGATTACCTATTCCACAAAAATTGAAAGCAGCTCTTGAACAGTGTAAAGGAGATAAGTGTAATACAGATTCTTTAAAAGATAAAGAAAAAAATATAAAACCTGAAGATATAAAACAAGAGGATTTTGATAATGAAATTAAATGA
- a CDS encoding CopG family transcriptional regulator, whose translation MKDKKKIGRPPAKDPINHSIKIGLNEELYDKVIEYSNKNEKSIAETVREALKILLKK comes from the coding sequence ATGAAAGATAAAAAAAAGATAGGAAGACCTCCAGCAAAAGATCCAATCAATCATAGCATAAAAATAGGATTGAATGAAGAATTATATGATAAAGTTATTGAATATAGTAATAAAAATGAAAAATCAATAGCTGAAACAGTGAGAGAAGCTTTAAAAATATTATTAAAAAAATAA